The Pseudogulbenkiania sp. MAI-1 sequence GAAAAACCTTCTTCGCACTTTAACGGATCGGCCTTGGCAAGCATGCCAATGCAAGGTTTGTGCATCAGTTGGGATTGAGGTGGCAATCTTCCGCTCCAGCAACAGAAATCGGCGCCGTGGGTTTCACAACCTTCAGGTCTACTACCAGCATTTGCAGAGAATAATTCATGGGAAATAACATCTTCAGATTTGACGCGCTGGTCGCTAAACAGAGTACTGCGCATGAAGTATTGATGATTAGGGCTACTGCTGCAGAAATTCATCAGATAGCCCAGGTTGACCGGCTTGGGCGCGATGAAGAAGGTGCCGTGAGCGGATTCCAAAGGCCTCAAATTGCCAGTCACATTGCGGAGATTCGAAGATATTTGAGTCAGTCCGACGCAGTGCTCCCTAATGCGATTGTTCTAGCATTTGTTGGGGATGCCCGCGTGATAACTGATAAAAATGGAGGCGATGTTCTTGAGGTAAATGCCAGTAATGGAAAGCCTGCATTGGTTGTCGACGGTCAGCAGCGTCTGTCTGCATTGACGCAGACTAAGCGAGATGATTTTCAGCTTTTTGTATCATGTCTCATATGCAAAGACATAGACGAACTGCGCCGCCAATTTATCCTTATCAACAATACTAAACCGCTGCCAAAGTCGCTGATATACGAACTTCTGCCCTCAGTAAGGGAGTTGCCTGATCGCTTGTCTTCCCGTTCATTGGCAGCAGCAGTAACGGAAAAACTAAATTTTTCCAAGCAGAGCTCCCTGTTTGGAAAAGTGAAAATGCAAAGTAATCCAGCCGGGATTATCAACGATACGACGCTGCAAAAGGCAATCATGAACTCAGAGTCATCTGGTGCTTTACAAGTACTGTCTCGGCGATCACCAGATGTTGGTCCAATGGCCGACCTTGTCAGTAATTTCTACGCAGCAGTCCAAGATGTATTCGCTGAGGACTGGATCAACCATAAACCGGCCACCTCAAGATTACTCCATGGAGCGGGTATCGTGGCAATGGGTTATGTGATGGATGAAATATTCTGTCGAACTGGAGATGCATCGATTGATGCATTTAGGTCTGGGTTAAAGCCTCTTGTGGGAAAAACTGCCTGGACATCAGGGCACTGGTCATTTTCTGACTCCGAAATTGTAGCTTGGAACCATATTGAGAACACCCCACGACAGTATCAACAATTAGCTGAGCATTTGGTTGGGTTTATTCGTCGTTCACCGAAAATGAAGCGTCAAGTAGCCTCTAGGTGAGATGAAACCTGCTTGAGATTTTCGGAATTTTTATTGCATAAATATAGATGGTGAGGTAGTCATGAGCAATGGACTTGCATCACCGGCTGCTGTGAATAATCTAGCCAGTGGTTTGCTAAAGATAGGTGATTCTCTGCACGCGACATTGCGACGTTTGTCAGACGCGAACAGTATGAATGTTGGAGAAACATATCGACTTCTGACAGAAGAGTATGCTCTGAAGTCTCGCGTTCATGCTCTTGCAATTCAACCACAGAACTATGTTGTGCATGGTTTAAAGATCAAAGATGAGGAATTAGGGTCCTTGCTTGACCGAGTGAATCGTCTGATTCAAGCTGACCTTTCTCATGAACAACTTTCTATCATTGTTGCTGACCTAATAGCATTTACAGCTATGGTTTTTACCAAAAAGCCACATCTTATTGAGCTAATGGGAGCTGAGCTGGAGGGAAGCCTTTTATGAGGTGCTAAATTTTGGTGGTGCCATGTAGAGGAAAGGGCTTGTTTTATCCTTAGACAGTCCAACAACGGCTCAAAAGTGTCATGAGAAGTCCTGGGGTGTCCTGGCAAGAGCGGACAGCTCCGATTCAAGCGGCCTTGGCTGAATTCCAGTACCTCCGGGTAAATTCAGCCGGCGCCAAGTAGCCAAGCCGCGAGTGACGGCGTTGGCGGTTATAGAAGATTTCGATGTACTCCCTGATCGATGCCTCCGCCTCCGCCCGCGTTGCGTAACGGCGATGGTGGACGAGCTCGTTCTTCAACGTTCCCCAGAAGCTCTCTATCGGCGCATTGTCGAAACAGTTCCCCTTGCGTGACATCGAGCTATGCATCCTGAACTGCGTCAGCAAATCCCCGTAGGCCTTGGCGCAGTATTGGCTGCCACGATCCGTATGGTGGATCAAGCCGGCCGGCGGCCGCTGGTGCTGGACCGCCCGGAACAGCGCCTTGCTGACCAGTTCGGTCGTCATCCGCGCGCCCATCGCATAGCCAACGATCTCGCAGCTAAACACATCCTTCAGTGCCGCTAGGTACAGCCAGCCCTCGTCCGTCGGGATGTACGTTATATCACCCGTCCAGACCTGATTCGGGCGGGGCGGCTCGAACACCTGACCCAAGACATTCTCCGCGACCGGCAACGAGTGGGCCGA is a genomic window containing:
- the dbpB gene encoding DGQHR domain-containing protein DpdB, which translates into the protein MGNNIFRFDALVAKQSTAHEVLMIRATAAEIHQIAQVDRLGRDEEGAVSGFQRPQIASHIAEIRRYLSQSDAVLPNAIVLAFVGDARVITDKNGGDVLEVNASNGKPALVVDGQQRLSALTQTKRDDFQLFVSCLICKDIDELRRQFILINNTKPLPKSLIYELLPSVRELPDRLSSRSLAAAVTEKLNFSKQSSLFGKVKMQSNPAGIINDTTLQKAIMNSESSGALQVLSRRSPDVGPMADLVSNFYAAVQDVFAEDWINHKPATSRLLHGAGIVAMGYVMDEIFCRTGDASIDAFRSGLKPLVGKTAWTSGHWSFSDSEIVAWNHIENTPRQYQQLAEHLVGFIRRSPKMKRQVASR